The Kangiella marina genome window below encodes:
- a CDS encoding glutathione S-transferase gives MKLIYSEASPYARTARMVVRELGLTGQVEEVAHHPFDNPQELLDANPLCKVPCLIDDKGMAIFDSQVIAEYLDAKADGDKELFAAVNKDWQLKTLYSLTRGLMDTAVALQQDKMRGEGQSEFWQERFYGALDRGLGYLQKHLASFPKQFEVLSINTVALVDYIRFRHPDYQRLDSFTKLTMWCDEQESRLSVTQTAPK, from the coding sequence ATGAAATTGATCTACTCAGAGGCATCGCCGTATGCCAGAACGGCAAGAATGGTGGTTAGAGAATTAGGACTGACTGGGCAGGTTGAAGAGGTTGCGCACCATCCTTTTGATAACCCGCAGGAGCTGTTGGACGCAAACCCTTTGTGTAAGGTGCCTTGCTTGATTGATGATAAGGGCATGGCTATTTTTGATAGTCAGGTTATTGCTGAGTATTTGGATGCAAAGGCTGATGGTGACAAGGAGTTATTTGCAGCAGTAAACAAAGATTGGCAGCTTAAAACGCTCTATTCGCTGACTCGTGGGTTAATGGATACGGCGGTCGCTTTACAGCAAGATAAAATGCGCGGTGAGGGACAGTCGGAGTTTTGGCAAGAGCGGTTTTATGGGGCGCTTGATCGCGGCTTGGGCTATTTGCAAAAACACTTAGCGAGTTTCCCCAAGCAGTTTGAGGTTCTGTCAATTAACACCGTTGCGCTGGTTGATTATATTCGGTTTAGACACCCGGACTATCAGAGGCTTGATAGCTTTACTAAGCTAACCATGTGGTGTGATGAACAAGAAAGCCGCCTGAGTGTGACCCAAACGGCTCCAAAATAG